A window of Rhododendron vialii isolate Sample 1 chromosome 13a, ASM3025357v1 contains these coding sequences:
- the LOC131313380 gene encoding cysteine-rich receptor-like protein kinase 10, protein MVLLQNLGATLVLVLIMIRIGSVITQATYSYHFCLGSSNDTANTNYKNNRNTLLDSLVSKAAVYSFSNGTFNGIFSLYLCRGDVIGELCQNCVQNASQDVQNRCSTNKTEIIWYDQCMVIFDDINFFGLEQTTPRAILLNSYNNTSPNYTDAVFAFMYTLVSKAPLTDMMFGVDASGVGGSQPRYGLAQCRRDISSGACSDCLGQLMSNFEQYCQGRRGWRILALSCYLRYEEYLFFAQQLVPPSSESNAPPPPPSNGNGGKKTIMIVLGIASAATTVVLTLLGFYCYRRRSRKGSHNQRQTRTHHVDESTDSKEQEHGREMHYFDLKTINVATNGFSDGNKLGQGGFGPVYKGKLHDGKEIAVKRLLRNAGQGLEEFKTEVKLIVKLQHRNLVRLIGCCVEGDEKLLVYEYMANTSLDSFLFNATKCKDLDWAKRANIVRGIARGLLYLHEDSWLNVIHRDLKASNILLDDEMNAKISDFGTARTFYGNQIETSTNRIVGTYGYMSPEYAMEGSFSIKSDVYSFGVLLLETISGRKTSDSTLPEHTKMLLPYAWQLWDGGKAQELIDRNLISNCPIKEVSRWIHIALLCVQENPQFRPSMSKVVLMLEGQTTDLPKPSEPPLSFGKYTMSHQSSSSVVGTRSFTSPEPSTGSSI, encoded by the exons ATGGTTCTTCTTCAAAACCTTGGAGCTACTTTAGTGCTAGTTCTAATAATGATCAGGATCGGCTCTGTTATTACTCAAGCAACATACAGTTACCACTTCTGTTTAGGCAGTTCCAATGACACAGCAAACACAAACTACAAAAACAACCGTAACACCCTCTTGGACTCTCTCGTCTCCAAAGCAGCCGTTTACAGCTTCTCCAACGGTACCTTCAATGGCATCTTCAGCCTCTACCTATGCAGAGGCGATGTCATAGGTGAGCTATGCCAGAATTGTGTCCAAAATGCAAGTCAAGATGTCCAAAACAGATGCTCAACTAATAAAACGGAAATTATATGGTACGACCAGTGCATGGTAATCTTTGATGACATTAACTTTTTCGGCTTGGAACAAACTACCCCAAGAGCTATCCTTCTGAATTCCTATAACAATACGTCACCCAATTATACAGACGCGGTGTTTGCTTTTATGTATACTTTGGTGTCAAAGGCTCCACTTACAGATATGATGTTTGGTGTTGATGCATCGGGTGTTGGTGGTTCTCAGCCTAGATATGGGTTAGCGCAGTGTCGAAGAGATATAAGTAGTGGTGCATGTAGCGACTGTTTGGGGCAACTGATGAGTAACTTCGAGCAGTACTGCCAAGGGAGGAGAGGGTGGCGGATATTAGCGCTGAGTTGCTATTTGAGGTATGAGGAGTACCTTTTCTTTGCGCAACAACTGGTCCCACCTTCATCAGAGTCAAATGCGCCACCGCCACCTCCAAGCAACg GAAATGGAGGAAAGAAAACAATTATGATTGTACTCGGCATTGCATCAGCTGCTACCACAGTTGTGTTGACTCTCTTAGGCTTCTACTGCTACAGAAGGAGATCACGAAAAGGATCACATAATCAACGTCAAACAAGGACACACCATGTGGACGAAAGTACAGATTCTAAAGAGCAGGAACACGGAAGAGAGATGCATTACTTTGATTTAAAAACCATCAACGTTGCAACAAATGGTTTCTCAGATGGAAATAAGCTTGGACAAGGTGGTTTTGGCCCAGTTTATAAG GGAAAGCTTCACGATGGGAAGGAAATAGCAGTTAAAAGACTATTGAGGAATGCCGGGCAAGGTCTTGAAGAGTTCAAGACTGAAGTTAAGTTGATAGTAAAGCTTCAACACCGGAATCTTGTGAGGCTCATAGGTTGCTGCGTTGAGGGAGATGAAAAGCTTCTTGTCTATGAGTACATGGCTAACACTAGTCTTGACTCGTTTCTCTTCA ATGCTACAAAATGTAAGGATCTAGATTGGGCTAAGCGTGCTAATATAGTAAGAGGAATAGCAAGGGGACTTCTATATCTGCACGAGGACTCCTGGCTAAATGTCATACATAGGGACTTGAAAGCCAGTAATATATTGTTGGATGATGAGATGAATGCCAAGATATCAGACTTTGGGACAGCCAGGACATTCTATGGCAACCAAATTGAAACCAGCACTAACAGAATTGTGGGCACATA TGGATACATGTCACCAGAGTATGCGATGGAGGGATCCTTTTCCATCAAGTCAGATGTTTACAGCTTTGGAGTATTACTGTTGGAAACCATTAGCGGAAGAAAAACCAGTGACTCGACTCTCCCAGAGCACACTAAAATGCTTTTACCATAC GCGTGGCAACTATGGGATGGCGGAAAAGCACAAGAGTTGATCGATAGAAACTTGATCAGCAATTGTCCAATAAAAGAAGTCAGTAGATGGATTCACATTGCCTTGTTGTGTGTCCAAGAAAACCCTCAATTTCGACCCTCGATGTCAAAGGTTGTTCTGATGCTCGAAGGCCAAACAACAGACCTTCCTAAACCATCGGAACCTCCACTCTCTTTTGGTAAATATACCATGTCTCATCAATCTTCGTCCAGTGTGGTTGGGACCAGATCCTTTACATCTCCAGAACCGTCCACAGGTTCCTCCATCTAG
- the LOC131314387 gene encoding sulfite exporter TauE/SafE family protein 5-like, whose amino-acid sequence MYPLGHSTTHLRRHHHQVVVQEMKIFTSLEWVILLPLIIFITFNHSSATQTQPISEIPTLDQLPLTIVQWWMQTHQNTQLRLTGPAVIAGVLCFVAAAISCAGGIGGGGLFIPILTIVAGLDLKTASSFSAFMVTGGSIANVICHMFVKSPKSGGKSLIDYDIALLSEPCMLLGVSVGVICNLVFPEWLITILFAVFLAWSTFKTCKSGVVYWKMESEEGRRSGFGELGSGLVRDGICGGKDGVNSTNEPLLCKGLEDCNLGIPWMKLGVLVMVWFSFFLLYLLRGNRYGQSIIPMEPCGVGYWILSAFQVPLALTFTTWILYRRESLRDQPLPQQEKREPSMLIFPMMALLAGMLGGVFGIGGGMLISPLLLQVGIAPEVTAATCSFMVFFSATMSAIQYLLLGMEHIYVALGFAFLCFVASLIGLKVVHSAVEKHGRASLIVFSVSTVMALSAVLITSFGALHVWRDYTSGRYMGFKTPC is encoded by the exons ATGTACCCATTAGGCCATTCCACAACCCATctccgccgccaccaccaccaagtAGTAGTCCAAGAAATGAAGATTTTCACTTCTCTGGAATGGGTTATCCTCCTCCCCCTCATCATTTTCATCACTTTCAATCATTCCAGTGCAACTCAAACCCAACCCATCTCAGAAATACCAACACTTGATCAGCTCCCATTGACAATTGTTCAATGGTGGATGCAAACTCACCAGAACACCCAACTGAGATTAACAGGCCCTGCGGTGATAGCAGGGGTGCTCTGTTTCGTCGCGGCCGCGATATCGTGTGCTGGCGGGATTGGTGGGGGTGGGTTGTTCATACCCATACTTACCATAGTGGCTGGTTTAGACCTCAAAACAGCCTCGAGTTTTTCGGCTTTCATGGTCACGGGAGGGTCGATTGCCAATGTTATCTGCCACATGTTTGTGAAAAGTCCAAAGTCAGGGGGAAAGAGTTTGATAGACTATGATATAGCACTTCTATCAGAGCCATGTATGTTACTAGGGGTGAGCGTTGGAGTGATTTGCAATCTTGTGTTCCCAGAATGGCTTATTACTATACTTTTTGCAGTTTTTCTTGCTTGGTCAACGTTTAAGACATGTAAATCCGGGGTGGTGTATTGGAAAATGGAATCAGAAGAGGGGAGGAGAAGTGGGTTTGGAGAATTAGGAAGTGGGTTGGTGAGAGATGGGATTTGTGGTGGAAAAGATGGAGTTAACAGCACCAATGAGCCTCTTTTGTGCAAGGGGTTGGAGGACTGCAATTTGGGCATTCCATGGATGAAACTTGGAGTTTTGGTTAtggtttggttttctttctttcttctgtaTCTTCTTCGTGGCAACCGATATGGACAG AGTATAATACCAATGGAGCCTTGTGGAGTAGGATATTGGATTCTTTCAGCATTCCAAGTTCCTCTTGCATTAACTTTTACTACATGGATTTTGTACAGAAGAGAAAGCCTACGTGATCAACCTTTACCCCAGCAG GAAAAGAGAGAACCAAGCATGCTCATTTTCCCTATGATGGCTCTATTAGCAGGGATGTTGGGTGGAGTATTTGGAATAGGCGGCGGAATGCTCATAAGCCCACTTCTCCTTCAAGTTGGAATAGCACCAGAA GTGACGGCTGCGACTTGTTCGTTCATGGTGTTCTTCTCAGCTACAATGTCAGCAATTCAGTACTTACTATTGGGAATGGAGCACATATACGTAGCTCTAGGCTTcgctttcctttgttttgtcgCATCGCTTATTGGGTTGAAGGTAGTACATAGTGCAGTGGAAAAGCATGGGAGGGCATCCCTCATTGTGTTCTCAGTTAGTACTGTGATGGCTCTTAGCGCTGTTCTGATAACCAGTTTTGGAGCTCTTCATGTTTGGAGAGACTATACAAGTGGGAGATACATGGGTTTCAAAACACCatgttga